Genomic DNA from Armatimonadota bacterium:
CACGATCCGCTCGAAGATCTCCCGCGCGGCGGGCTGGGCCACAAGGGGCCCAACGGGGAGACGGGTGATGGCGGAGAGCGCGTTCGCGGCCGCGTTGAAAGCCACCTTGTACCAGATGGCTTCCCACGGATCGGGGAGAGCCCGCGCGGGCAGGCCCGCCTGGGTGAGCAGGGTGGCGAGCTCCTGCGCGGCGCCGAATCGATCTGGCGCAAGAGGCCCCAACAGGATCTCCACGGGGTGCGGGGTCCACCGGATCCGTCCCGGGGCCACCAGGTCGCTCCAGAGGAAGCAAACGCCCGCCAGGATCCGGTCCGGGTTGAACACCTCCGCGAGGGCCTCCACGTTCCCCAGCCCGTTCTGGAGCGTCACCACCCACGTGTCGGGTCCCGCCATGGGCAGGGCGTTTTGGGCCGCGCTCCGGGTGTGGTTGGACTTGGTGAAGATCAGGAGGTAATCCACCTGCCCCGCGTCCGTGGGGTCCCGGGTGGCCCGGACCCGCACGACGCGCGGGCGCATCCCGTCGTCCACCCACACCCCGTGCTGGCGGAGGGCAGCGACCTGTTCCTCCCACACGTCCA
This window encodes:
- a CDS encoding 2-dehydropantoate 2-reductase yields the protein MRFGVVGAGAMGCRFGVHLTEAGHEVWLVDVWEEQVAALRQHGVWVDDGMRPRVVRVRATRDPTDAGQVDYLLIFTKSNHTRSAAQNALPMAGPDTWVVTLQNGLGNVEALAEVFNPDRILAGVCFLWSDLVAPGRIRWTPHPVEILLGPLAPDRFGAAQELATLLTQAGLPARALPDPWEAIWYKVAFNAAANALSAITRLPVGPLVAQPAAREIFERIVAETVAVAAAEGVSLDPQRVLDTLLRRHQSPQERTHLPSMLQDVLRRRPTEIAFLNGEIARRAERHGIPAPYNALLTRIVEILERTYPHQVQHLD